A genome region from Mycolicibacterium litorale includes the following:
- a CDS encoding MCE family protein — protein sequence MSKNMGPGPMHRSETTSGASPIASSSGRHFGVTHYARPLAGLGMVVAVVLIVALAVGLFRGSFSESVPVTVISDRAGLVMNPDAKVKMRGVEVGKVDSIEHRADGTAALHLAIEPSQMRLIPENVGVDIESTTVFGAKSVQFVTPPDPSAKPLSPGQTLRGDRVMVEINTVFQDLVAVLDRIDPAKLNQTLGALSSAFSGRGESMGKTLSDFNALLAELEPSLPNLARDMELTAPVASAYADIAPDLLRTMRNATTISDGIVEEQNNLDAFLVSAIGLADIGNEVIGGNREAFSEVLRLLVPTTDLFNEYAKAINCTLEGMSYVLHQPPQLDPGVVVNVAFTMGIERYRYPRNLPKVAAKGGPQCMGLPYIGFGNRSKFLVTDNNGNPWQYGNQGILLNSDGLKQLLFGPLDGPPRNTAQIGQPG from the coding sequence GTGTCGAAGAATATGGGCCCCGGACCGATGCATCGCTCCGAGACGACGAGCGGAGCCTCACCAATCGCCTCGTCGAGCGGTCGCCACTTCGGGGTCACGCATTACGCGAGGCCGCTGGCCGGTCTCGGCATGGTCGTGGCCGTGGTACTCATCGTTGCGCTGGCGGTCGGGCTGTTTCGCGGCAGCTTCTCCGAAAGCGTTCCGGTGACCGTGATCTCGGACCGCGCCGGTCTGGTGATGAACCCCGACGCCAAGGTCAAGATGCGTGGGGTGGAGGTCGGCAAGGTCGACTCGATCGAGCACCGTGCCGACGGCACGGCCGCGCTGCATCTGGCGATCGAGCCGTCACAGATGCGGCTGATTCCCGAGAACGTGGGCGTCGACATCGAGTCGACGACGGTGTTCGGCGCGAAATCCGTGCAGTTCGTCACGCCCCCTGATCCGTCGGCCAAACCGCTGAGCCCCGGTCAGACACTGCGCGGTGACCGGGTCATGGTCGAGATCAACACCGTCTTCCAGGATCTGGTGGCCGTACTGGACCGTATCGACCCGGCCAAATTGAACCAGACGCTCGGAGCGCTCTCGTCGGCCTTTTCGGGTCGCGGGGAGAGCATGGGTAAGACCCTGAGCGATTTCAACGCCCTGCTCGCCGAGCTGGAGCCCAGCCTGCCCAACCTCGCCAGGGACATGGAACTGACCGCACCGGTGGCCTCCGCCTACGCGGACATCGCACCGGACCTCCTGCGCACCATGCGCAATGCGACGACGATCAGCGACGGCATCGTCGAGGAACAGAACAACCTGGACGCGTTCCTGGTCAGCGCGATCGGACTCGCCGACATCGGCAACGAGGTCATCGGCGGCAACCGTGAGGCGTTCAGCGAGGTGCTCAGACTGCTCGTCCCCACCACCGATCTGTTCAACGAGTACGCGAAGGCGATCAACTGCACCCTCGAGGGCATGAGCTACGTGCTGCACCAACCGCCGCAGCTGGATCCGGGAGTTGTGGTGAACGTGGCCTTCACCATGGGCATCGAGCGCTACCGCTACCCGCGGAACCTGCCGAAGGTCGCCGCGAAGGGCGGACCGCAATGTATGGGACTGCCCTACATCGGATTCGGCAACCGGTCGAAGTTCCTGGTCACCGACAACAACGGCAACCCGTGGCAATACGGCAACCAGGGCATCTTGCTGAACTCCGACGGTCTCAAGCAACTGCTCTTCGGACCGCTCGACGGGCCGCCGCGTAACACCGCACAGATCGGACAGCCGGGATGA
- a CDS encoding MCE family protein — protein MTRVTGTLVKFAVFATVMTLLTVFLFMAFSQYRSGSTSSYSAVFSDASQLKTGDSVRVAGVRVGTVEGVALQNDKTVLVEFDADQSVVLTSGTQAAVRYLNLTGDRYLELIDGPGSTRVLPAGAQIPKERTAAALDLDLLLGGLRPVIQGLNPQDVNALTTSLIQIFQGQGNTLDSLLSKTSSFSNTLADNSQVIQQLIDNLNTVVDTLARDGDKFSGAIDRLEQLISGLAEDRDPIGTAITALDNGTASIADLLTEARPPLNRTVDELNRLAPLVDDHKIILDMALQKGPENYRKVARLGAYGSWIMYYICGISFRVTDLQGRTAVFPMLKQESGRCGEP, from the coding sequence ATGACGCGCGTAACAGGCACACTGGTGAAGTTCGCGGTGTTCGCCACAGTGATGACGCTGCTGACCGTCTTCCTGTTCATGGCCTTCAGTCAGTACCGGAGCGGTTCCACCTCGAGTTACTCCGCGGTGTTCTCCGACGCATCGCAACTGAAGACCGGCGACTCGGTGCGGGTGGCCGGGGTCAGGGTGGGCACCGTGGAGGGCGTTGCGCTGCAGAACGATAAGACCGTGCTGGTGGAGTTCGACGCCGATCAGAGCGTCGTCCTCACCTCCGGCACGCAGGCCGCCGTGCGCTACCTCAACCTGACCGGTGACCGCTATCTCGAACTCATCGACGGTCCCGGTTCGACGCGTGTCCTGCCCGCAGGGGCACAGATCCCGAAGGAACGCACCGCCGCTGCGCTCGACCTCGACCTGTTGCTCGGCGGCCTGCGTCCGGTGATCCAAGGCCTCAATCCCCAGGACGTCAACGCGCTGACGACCTCGCTGATCCAGATCTTCCAGGGTCAGGGCAACACGCTGGATTCGCTGCTGAGCAAGACCTCGTCATTCTCGAACACCCTCGCCGACAACAGTCAGGTCATCCAGCAGTTGATCGACAACCTCAACACGGTCGTCGACACCCTGGCCCGGGACGGTGACAAGTTCTCCGGCGCCATCGACCGCCTCGAGCAGCTGATCAGCGGCCTGGCCGAGGACCGCGACCCGATCGGCACCGCGATCACCGCCCTGGACAACGGAACCGCGTCCATCGCCGATCTGCTCACCGAGGCTCGCCCGCCGCTCAACCGCACCGTGGACGAGTTGAACCGGCTGGCGCCCCTGGTCGACGATCACAAGATCATCCTCGACATGGCCTTGCAGAAAGGACCCGAGAACTACCGCAAGGTCGCGCGGCTCGGCGCCTACGGCAGCTGGATCATGTACTACATCTGCGGGATCTCGTTCCGCGTGACCGATCTGCAGGGCCGTACGGCGGTCTTCCCGATGCTCAAACAGGAAAGCGGGAGGTGCGGCGAGCCCTGA
- a CDS encoding MCE family protein, with the protein MRKYRESNLIKAGFIGVALIVLVIAVGLQPERIIQWATSVRHQALFTEAGGLTAGNDVMVSGIKVGSVTDVSLSNGDALVTFTTDGRYTLGSQTTAHIRIGSLLGERILTLTSEGSGSLSQSEIIPVSRTSSPYSLTDAVGDLTTNTAGTDTTSLNQSLDTLAATIDQVAPQLGPTFDGLSRLSRSLNSRNENLAGLLKSASEVTEVLSQRSQQLNTLILNANDLLGVLNDRRQAIVDLLANTSAVAQQLTGLVADNEQELAPTLQRLNSVMAMLEGHRDNIAKILPSLKKFILAQGETLANGPYYNAFVPNLQPAQILQPFMDYAFGFRRGTNAGQPPDTAGPRAELPLPYNGIPGGSR; encoded by the coding sequence ATGCGCAAATATCGTGAATCGAATCTGATCAAGGCCGGCTTCATCGGCGTAGCGCTGATCGTGCTGGTGATCGCCGTCGGGCTGCAACCCGAGCGCATCATCCAGTGGGCCACCTCGGTGCGGCACCAGGCGCTGTTCACCGAGGCCGGTGGCCTCACCGCCGGCAACGACGTCATGGTGTCGGGGATCAAGGTCGGTTCGGTGACCGACGTGTCGTTGTCCAATGGCGATGCGCTGGTGACGTTCACGACGGACGGACGTTACACGCTGGGATCGCAGACGACCGCGCACATCCGCATCGGATCCCTGCTGGGTGAGCGCATCCTCACCCTCACGTCCGAGGGCAGTGGATCGCTGAGCCAGTCCGAGATCATCCCTGTCTCGCGGACTTCGTCGCCCTATTCTCTGACCGATGCCGTCGGCGACCTGACGACCAACACCGCCGGTACGGACACGACGTCGCTGAATCAGTCGCTGGACACCCTGGCGGCGACGATCGACCAGGTGGCGCCGCAGCTCGGACCGACCTTCGACGGACTGAGCCGGCTGTCGCGTTCGCTCAACAGCCGCAACGAGAACCTGGCCGGGTTGCTCAAGAGCGCCAGCGAGGTCACCGAGGTGCTGTCGCAGCGCAGCCAGCAGTTGAACACTTTGATCCTCAACGCGAACGATCTGCTCGGGGTGCTCAACGACCGCAGGCAGGCGATCGTCGATCTGCTGGCCAACACCTCGGCCGTCGCCCAGCAACTCACCGGTCTGGTCGCCGACAACGAACAGGAGTTGGCGCCGACGCTGCAGCGGCTCAACTCGGTGATGGCGATGCTCGAAGGCCATCGCGACAACATCGCCAAGATCCTGCCGAGCCTGAAGAAATTCATTCTCGCGCAGGGCGAGACGCTGGCAAACGGCCCCTACTACAACGCCTTCGTGCCCAACCTGCAGCCGGCGCAGATCCTGCAGCCGTTCATGGACTACGCGTTCGGCTTCCGGCGCGGCACCAACGCCGGTCAGCCGCCGGACACCGCGGGGCCACGTGCCGAATTGCCGCTGCCCTACAACGGCATCCCGGGAGGTTCGCGATGA
- a CDS encoding MCE family protein, with the protein MTSRGRLTKLLTVGLVALVVAGVAVLVRQVYFGPKKIAAVFTSATGIYPGDEVRVSGVQVGTIDSINPEGTQTRLMLHIDRDVPIPADAKAVIVAPNLIAARYVQLTPAYRTSGPTMPEDAVIPLERTAVPVEWDEVKEQLMRLATDLGPQSGVDGTSVSRFINSAANAMDGNGDKLRQVITELSGAARVLAEGSGNIVDIIKNLQTFISALKNSNEQVMLFQDRLATLTSVIDGSRSDLDAALKDLSVAVVEVQRFVSGTRNPASEQVQRLANVTRNLLDNKLEIENLLHIAPNALSNAYNIYNPDTGSAVGQFVLNNFSNPVQFICGAVGAIENTTAPETSKLCSQYLGPALRLLNFNYLPIPIAPYLSPSANPENIIYSEPGLAPGAGGSTPQPPLTPPSVSAYEGVAPGPPPFTGRPPGVPGPGAQQLLPGAPPVIPPNLPTSVENVLNPAGVPAGPPPGPPPPGPLLPAEAPAPGAPAPAEGTPPA; encoded by the coding sequence ATGACAAGCCGGGGACGTCTGACGAAGCTGCTGACGGTGGGGCTGGTCGCGCTGGTGGTGGCCGGTGTCGCCGTGCTGGTGCGCCAGGTGTACTTCGGTCCGAAGAAGATCGCCGCGGTGTTCACCTCCGCGACGGGCATCTATCCGGGTGACGAGGTCCGGGTGTCCGGTGTGCAGGTGGGCACCATCGACTCCATCAACCCGGAGGGCACCCAGACCCGGCTGATGCTCCACATCGACCGCGACGTGCCGATCCCCGCGGACGCCAAGGCCGTCATCGTCGCGCCCAACCTGATCGCCGCGCGCTACGTCCAGCTGACCCCGGCCTATCGCACGAGCGGCCCGACGATGCCCGAGGACGCGGTGATCCCGCTGGAGCGCACCGCCGTCCCGGTCGAATGGGATGAGGTCAAAGAACAGCTCATGCGCCTGGCGACCGACCTCGGCCCGCAGAGCGGGGTGGACGGCACCTCGGTGTCGCGGTTCATCAACAGCGCCGCCAACGCGATGGACGGCAACGGCGACAAGTTGCGCCAGGTCATCACCGAGCTGTCCGGGGCCGCCCGCGTGCTGGCCGAGGGCAGCGGCAACATCGTCGACATCATCAAGAACCTGCAGACCTTCATCTCGGCCTTGAAGAACAGCAATGAGCAGGTGATGTTGTTCCAGGACCGGTTGGCCACGCTGACGAGCGTGATCGACGGCAGCCGGTCGGATCTCGATGCGGCGCTGAAGGATCTGTCGGTGGCCGTCGTCGAGGTGCAGCGTTTCGTTTCGGGCACCCGCAATCCGGCCTCCGAGCAGGTGCAGCGGTTGGCCAACGTCACGCGGAACCTGCTCGACAACAAGCTCGAGATCGAGAACCTGCTGCACATCGCGCCGAATGCCTTGAGCAACGCCTACAACATCTACAACCCCGACACGGGCAGTGCCGTCGGCCAGTTCGTGTTGAACAACTTCTCCAACCCCGTGCAGTTCATCTGCGGTGCGGTCGGCGCAATCGAGAACACCACCGCCCCCGAGACCTCGAAGCTCTGCTCGCAGTACCTCGGACCGGCGTTGCGCCTGTTGAACTTCAACTATCTGCCCATCCCGATCGCGCCGTATCTGTCGCCGTCGGCCAATCCCGAGAACATCATCTACTCCGAGCCCGGTCTCGCCCCGGGAGCGGGCGGCAGCACTCCGCAACCGCCGTTGACTCCGCCATCCGTTTCCGCCTACGAGGGTGTCGCCCCCGGTCCGCCACCGTTCACCGGGCGACCGCCCGGTGTACCGGGTCCCGGTGCGCAGCAACTGCTTCCGGGGGCGCCACCCGTGATACCGCCGAATCTGCCGACCTCGGTGGAGAACGTTCTCAATCCGGCCGGTGTGCCGGCGGGTCCGCCACCCGGGCCGCCACCTCCCGGGCCACTGCTGCCGGCCGAGGCCCCGGCACCGGGCGCACCCGCACCCGCGGAAGGGACCCCACCAGCATGA
- a CDS encoding MCE family protein, producing the protein MTGGKAKRLTIAVGSCVAVTLSGCGFQGVNTLPLPGAVGRGPDAKTYHVEIANVAQLEPNSPVMIDDVVVGSVKSMSVKNWHADVEISVKPEVVVPGNAIASVAQTSLLGSMHLALNPPLGEDPEGVLQPGSTISLNDSSTYPTTEQTLSSLAAVVNGGGLGQIGDVIHNFSTALDGRQGEVRDLLTRLDTFVSTLDAQRDNIVSSIQSLNRLSSTFAQQRDDITVALDRIPPAIDVLVRERPRLTTALQKLGTFSDTATQFVNDSQADLVRNLKNLEPAIKAFADVGPDLNKILEFAAHFPFTQSFIDRAIRGDYYNLFAIVDFTIPRLKRTLFLGTRWEQEGAELIPAPGDPNYLQYTYDPLKLGIDPPPPDAFPDAAPIESATGEAAPPPPPPPPPVTADVGPILPVTPPAPMSAFGAPAPAPAPAPGATAPVFAGPYPNSTPPPDAAPPAPGGR; encoded by the coding sequence ATGACGGGCGGAAAGGCCAAGCGCCTCACCATCGCCGTGGGCTCGTGCGTTGCCGTGACCCTCAGCGGTTGCGGGTTCCAGGGCGTCAACACCCTGCCGCTGCCGGGTGCGGTCGGCCGCGGGCCCGACGCGAAGACGTATCACGTCGAGATCGCCAATGTCGCTCAGCTGGAACCGAACTCGCCGGTGATGATCGACGACGTCGTGGTCGGCAGTGTGAAGTCGATGTCGGTGAAGAACTGGCACGCCGACGTCGAGATCTCTGTGAAGCCGGAGGTCGTGGTGCCGGGGAACGCGATCGCGAGTGTCGCGCAGACCTCGCTGCTGGGGTCGATGCACCTCGCGCTCAATCCGCCCCTCGGCGAGGATCCCGAGGGCGTGCTGCAGCCCGGATCCACGATCTCGCTCAACGACTCGTCCACCTACCCCACCACCGAGCAGACGCTGTCGTCGCTGGCGGCCGTCGTCAACGGTGGCGGGCTGGGGCAGATCGGCGATGTGATCCACAATTTCAGTACCGCGCTCGACGGCCGTCAGGGTGAGGTGCGCGATCTGCTCACCCGGCTCGACACGTTCGTCAGCACGCTGGACGCCCAACGCGACAACATCGTGTCGTCTATCCAATCGCTGAACCGGCTGTCGTCGACGTTCGCCCAGCAGCGCGACGACATCACCGTGGCGCTGGACCGGATTCCGCCGGCCATCGACGTGCTCGTCAGGGAGCGGCCCCGGTTGACCACCGCGCTGCAGAAGCTCGGTACGTTCAGCGACACCGCGACGCAGTTCGTCAACGATTCGCAGGCCGACCTGGTGAGGAACTTGAAGAACCTGGAACCCGCGATCAAGGCGTTCGCCGACGTGGGCCCGGATCTGAACAAGATCCTCGAGTTCGCGGCCCACTTCCCGTTCACGCAGAGCTTCATCGATCGCGCCATCCGCGGCGACTACTACAACCTGTTCGCCATCGTCGACTTCACGATCCCGCGGTTGAAGCGAACTCTGTTCCTGGGGACCCGGTGGGAACAGGAGGGCGCCGAATTGATCCCTGCGCCAGGCGATCCCAACTACCTGCAGTACACCTACGATCCGCTCAAGCTCGGGATCGACCCACCGCCACCCGATGCGTTCCCGGATGCGGCGCCGATCGAGTCGGCGACCGGGGAGGCTGCGCCGCCACCGCCACCGCCACCGCCGCCGGTCACCGCCGACGTGGGGCCGATTCTGCCGGTGACGCCGCCGGCGCCGATGTCGGCCTTCGGGGCGCCCGCCCCGGCGCCGGCGCCCGCCCCCGGAGCGACGGCACCGGTCTTCGCGGGACCGTATCCGAATTCGACGCCGCCGCCTGATGCGGCGCCGCCGGCTCCAGGGGGTCGCTGA